The genomic interval TGTTGCACTTTATTTGACATTCTCTAAGCCTTCAATAGtacaagaaaaattacaaaagttTAAAATGCCATATAATTGCcattttgaattatattatattgcaCAAGTATATGGTTTTGATGCTAATAGGTTTTATCCAGTAGATGCATTCAAAGTGGAGGGGGAAAAAACCAGAAGGCCAGATTGAATTGGAGTTTTTGTCTTCGAGTAGTAAAGTATACGTGCTTTGCAACAGGATATTAAGTTATGATATgctattgattattttatgtgCCCATTAAAAATAGGCCCAACAGACCAGGAGTTGAAATCTCACGTAGAAGACAAaggtttttaattttctctgATTTCCTCACGGGGGTAGGAgcggttgttttttttttttttttttggttttctctagAGACACCTTATGCAAGGGGGAAGAGGGAGGACGGACGGCTCCAATTTTTAGATAAGGATGTTTACACGCATTGAAGCTAGCTACACATAAGACAGTGACTGGGCCCGTTCTTGATCTTTTCACTGGTCTTGCCTATGTGCAAATGCGTTTATACTAGGAGCAGAACACAGCAGCACAGCACATGGGGCTGCAGTGCCTATATGGCATTCCTTTTTACCGTGATGCCCCTTGCATGCTCATTTCACTGGTTCTGTCCCATCTTGGAAAGGCTAGCCACATTCTCTCGCGGGTTGCATGTGAGACTCGATCATAtgaaagatattttttcttaaaagtaATATCATGAGTAACATTTGCAACTGAGCTGCAAGAAATGAAATTCTggaattaaataagaaaataccTGAGGAATGCAACCAAGCTCAAGAAGAAGTGGACCAAGGACAAAACCGCCTCCGGATCCAAGAAGACCACCAACAGTACCACCAACCAGACCGCAGAAGGCACAGAAGATGAGCTGTGCAGGTGACCACTCAACAGAGGCCTCACATACAGACTCCCAGTTCCCATTCATGCGTCGAGCACGGCTCTCTCTGCACAGCTGTATAGCTTTCCACAGGAATACCCCAACGGCTACTGGGACCTAAATAGACTAACTAGTTAGATAATATCATCTTCCAACATGCAAGTGAAGAACCAAGTGTTGGCATGCTGAAGTTTTGTGGTGTACAAAAAGTGGTAACTGGGTGTATGTTATGATAAATAAAGCTTTTTGTATGTTATGAAATGACATAAACAAGtccatggaaaaaaatagttgaatGTATCAGTACAGAACAAAACTCCAGGTTACTGTGACAACTTAATAtgccatttcaaaatataagtatttgtagcattcaaattttataccacaatataagcatttttgaCTGATTCCCATAGTTTCAATCATTGCAATGATTCCATAGCCAATCAGATGCTTAGAAAGAGAATGTaatcaattaaaatttaaagattGACTATTGAAGTGATTAAAAGAGAACCTTTTAACATCTCTGTAGTCTATGCTAACAaactaaaaatgcttatattttggaacaaaggtAGAAGGTACCCAGGGCAATCCAAATGTAGTAAAAATCACTCAATATGATGTTAGATCAAGTGTCAGTTCAAACAAACCAGTGCCACAAGGGAGAGAATAACATCTCACCTGAAGAATGTTGATCACCCAATAGACAGTGCTGCATGATTGTGAGTTATTCTGCAGGGATCAAAACACATAGACCAGTTATGTCACAACTTtcagaacataaaaaaaaaaggccaggAAAGGCACATAGGCAGAATCTACCAGAAGAGCCATGTGAGCCACAAAACAGCGATAAGTGAATAGACTCATATTCACACAATCACACATGTGCTCAAGAACTATTGAGCCGTGAGCAAATGACAGTGGTTACCAATGTTTTTTACAAACTTTGCATGTAAAAGGATACCTTGACGACTTGCAGCACCAAGAAACATGACCAGACAGCCAAGAGAACTAGGATATTCTTCCACCTCAAATTGAACAGCATGGTTTCCTGGAATTAGAAAGAACATCAAATGGGTAATCATAACACATAGGGACAAAGTGcaactttgttttttgttgCTCTTTTATATGTTCAGAGTATCCACCAACCCCACCCAAAACCAATCATATCATACGAATCATTGGACAAGTTAAATAGTGTCTCTAAGCCAATCATGCCATTGCTTGAAGGGTGGTCAAATAGTTCGTTTATAATTGTATTATGTGATCAAGTCGTAAATAGTGCTATCAGTAAATCATAAATTCTATGTTGCTTACCAGGGCAGACTTCTCCTTGGGCTGTGGCTGGGACAAGAGAGGCTCTTGATAACTCGGGTCAATAACCACTGCAGAAAGTGGATGCTAACATGTTAAAAATTATCCAAGTGACTTTCTGACTCTAAGTACAAGTTCCTTTGGGCTGTTTCGTACCATCACTTGCGGCGCAGGCAGACTTAGATTGCTCTTCTCGCTCACGTGTCTCCATCTGCAGTAATTAAGACGAGAACATTAAAAATGGGAGAGATTATCAGGACACGCGAACCACAAAAGCAAATAACAAGGTAGATGTGATGAGAACCAACCAGGATCCTCGTCTCCTCCCTCCACATGAGAATTCCCTTGTAAAATGACCGCGAGGAAGTCCCTGTAAGCGATCAATCACACCAAGCACACATCCATCTCATTGACTTCAAAAAAACAACACAACTTAACAAGAACAATGAGCCAGTAGGCCGCATGCAAAAGCGGGAGGCGACACAAACCTATGAAGAGGATAATGATAAGTACGGTGATGAGCCAGTAGGGGAAGATGACGCTGAGCTCGACGCCGATGGTGATCCCGAGCATGAGCATGGGCTGGAAGAGCAGCGCGAGCTTGTAGTCGATGACCGGCGCCTCCTTGTACGGATGCGACACCTGCAGGTTGTACCAgaccgacgacgccgacgccccCATGATCATGCCTGCGCCGCCGAGACAAAACCAAAACTCAGAAAAAACCGATCCCTCTCAGATGCATCGGCTCCGCTGGTGAACAGGGCAGGGCAGCTTACACTtggagagcgcggcggcggacttggTGTCGAATCCGACGACGAGGTTGAGCATGGGCACGAAtatcccgccgccgccgacgccgcccacGGTGCCGAATGCCGACCCGAGGAACCCGACGATGgtggccaccaccacccgccAGTTGAACGCCAGGTCCTGCACGTCGCGCCACACCGCCGATCCACCCATCCACGAGGTCAGCACAGCGGCCGGACGGAGAGCACACATCACCCGAGCGCACGacaaaagagggaaaaaaaagagagagagaagagacgAGCGGATGCCTTACCGGCCAGACGCGCGCCGACCGCGAGGAAAGGCGGAGGCCCCcattggcgccgccgccgtcaccggcgcccggctcggcggcggagatcacGTAGCACGCGAGCACCGCCGCGCaggccgcccccgccgccacgTAGGCGAGGAACCCGCGCGTGCTGCTCCCGTTGAGCCGGCCGTACAACCCCGCGGCCTCCGccatgcaaaacaaacaaaaaggcCCCtaacccaccaccaccaccaccacagcagcagccgccCGCCCACACTTCCTTCCACTCCCAGTCCCAACCACACcacggggacggcggcggcggcggcggcggcggaagatGCGCGGAAGACGCGCGGAAGGGCGGAGGAAACGGCGTGCGCCCTCGTCCGCCTCGGGGTTATATAGGCGGAAGATGCGGATGAGATCGGCGGGGCGGGGAGTGGAGGAGGGCGTATTCGGTTCGGAATCGCCTTCCTTCTCCGCCGTGGCCGTGACAGGGGGGCTCTAAAATAATAGCGTGATTGAAACTACAGTGCTCCTATTGGACTGGCTTGGCTGCATCTGGTCAATTTCTTCAGACCTGGGGAGGCCCAGCTGCCAAATTAGTACAGTGGTTATTGTTATGTTTTTGTTAACAATAAAGGTTAAATGGTATATTCGTaaacaagaaataaattttgaaaaaaaaacttttatatgcgtatTCTTAACTatccaaaagtcaatgttgaaaaataaattatgattaaaaaactccaaaataaactctaaatttagagttaaaaaatttaaattttagttacagCATAAACGAAAACGTGGAGGTGATACTGTGTATCATTTGTTTAAG from Oryza brachyantha chromosome 3, ObraRS2, whole genome shotgun sequence carries:
- the LOC102721538 gene encoding sulfite exporter TauE/SafE family protein 4 encodes the protein MAEAAGLYGRLNGSSTRGFLAYVAAGAACAAVLACYVISAAEPGAGDGGGANGGLRLSSRSARVWPDLAFNWRVVVATIVGFLGSAFGTVGGVGGGGIFVPMLNLVVGFDTKSAAALSKCMIMGASASSVWYNLQVSHPYKEAPVIDYKLALLFQPMLMLGITIGVELSVIFPYWLITVLIIILFIGTSSRSFYKGILMWREETRILMETREREEQSKSACAASDVVIDPSYQEPLLSQPQPKEKSALETMLFNLRWKNILVLLAVWSCFLVLQVVKNNSQSCSTVYWVINILQVPVAVGVFLWKAIQLCRESRARRMNGNWESVCEASVEWSPAQLIFCAFCGLVGGTVGGLLGSGGGFVLGPLLLELGCIPQVASATATFVMMFSSSLSVVEFYFLNRFPIPFALYLICISILAGFWGQFLVRKLVVVLKRASLIVFILSSVIFASALTMGIVGTEKSISMINNHEYMGFLDFCK